In a genomic window of Ranitomeya imitator isolate aRanImi1 chromosome 5, aRanImi1.pri, whole genome shotgun sequence:
- the TDRD15 gene encoding tudor domain-containing protein 15 has translation MDLKILNIHLKSGDVLIKFQGTYLSDDEFDYHILQKEIQLATKNTEDIDIGQFCLVQDKPLGSWHRGNILDKVNQKFEVALIDQGNVIKVPSSQIASATGELFILPPKVVNGIISNLLPLAEKWPPRAINYFSSLIGQQLHGNVKTFLLHQVILLEIPKVISHAIELSLAKYVDSETFCLLAELQHKLPANSHCKRMPDLLQQKEICPDVTPDSLPRFQKLLDHLRPKLCTNIMEKIKISAAISPDHFFCHVLSWETELSTLTTAMCSHYASAVTETSSSLDSFGILCAAKRIDGSWYRGVIQKLISCNDMKIWFIDIGSSEVIPITNVQKLESEFLSLPMMTIPCALSRDKDHIESVKNVQLALFKEALLGRVVIGHIKDYSSEEHLYYLSLYNADFEFTADCHLTDKQGPSFSLNPYSAIADPVIEKCEIISEPETSTFIEMEYNESVSYKSVKMDVESVYVAYVEYVVNPSNFWIRIDESQKGFTEMMAGIAEKYNKCELMEMVIQDPKPGQLCCALYALDGHYYRAVVTEVLSPHISVYFIDFGNTETIPFYDVKVLMPQFSVLPALAMCCSLAYACPFDDVWVKAANDLFKQTVNGKALLCHVIAKQKCKYVVEMRLSESSNSLDIVTLLVKSGFAELWKVDLNSNSTNLHSQFSNYNTEHEIPKRTFIGKGKITINTRKYVCMEAVVPIDSLPLKIKPAEKRYSFCTAASDLVTPGIFAICFKHPIFKPGAVMDVIVSHVDSPASFWCQVSGNASKLSTFMEDVQKVYSCCDILYQHGQVACIAKSSKNGKFYRAAVLKYVSAHECVVIFIDYGSTEKVLISELRKIKPQFLELEGQAFQCSLHDAFSSLSVPLEWSANACEDFKSLVQSSVVITCTIVALFSSGSEDLRIAVNLETCFGNASKILTDKGNLVLRKNVQCVRLHTYCYSSFDLEVGSREDIFVSFIYNTGRFYCHLLKNEKILDTLMKAVKKLGNKLKPATKPNELCIVKHAEDHNFYRVLSCPVKSSSLFLAFFVDFGDSHMVKSSELLPIPEDADDILFQPMLAVPCYLAGMKETHLTTEAKAWFEEQCFDQLLNAVVVARNNEGQLELELYSKNISINQEIKKFGIKSVASKEKLTDCEDSNTLKNQHESDSYDPLPRSTPHKKSDSVHVAKSIDLLNDKSVSCSPKLVKSVDLPPIFLEADTTCLVYVSHVDSPSSFFVQLAKQEVEIFQLVEELNEMSFQVLNEKDLQNGLVVISQYPDDEAYYRAEIKDILEDSFCVEFIDYGNKANVDSSCIFTLPEKFLTIPRLSIPAFLTGIQKLQGHTEWSNNVTEMFSEKVKSEPISCKFMCKHDPQWEVNIILEGQSLSETLIQAFQCSSKPPAAITNDCLLKSDLGYFNMSNKSAIDEANADENINIPRAKTLKPGMVEKVKNLSLSESGTLFVTLANFPEESKLSLQIAETIKQFGNRLSVKEIKEGMVCLAKSEKMQVWLRASIEKLMPTAMRMAVSFVDHGASEILSVHNAKKLSLEARSIPKQAIACKWIGTEQIGQNVFAAHLESILQKEIKIIFLEFLECTNAWQVEILVDGLLLLQYLQSVLNVADINLDKTNSHSQASISSSQIPWNRLKPLELCPGFITSFNSPSSFFVQLTDSVNMMDALSQLMQIQDELTPIAGDSLKPGSSCLVRSFDEEEWCRAEIMSINMNFILLCLLDYGVDKIIPYSDYKELKIIPTKLSCFPALTYHCSLHGVMPDAGNSWSKDAINYCISFVENQDLMILHVKNLGKNIKEVSVYGQGSLAINLIKKGLAKEVDVVGKSEMIYNFPTLSLETNQHLENIGYREPSPCKNSLHPSKPNVHEEAREDFKAGYPLHQNGVQEQ, from the coding sequence ATGGACTTGAAGATCTTAAACATCCATTTAAAGTCTGGAGATGTTCTGATAAAATTTCAAGGAACATATCTATCGGATGACGAGTTTGACTACCATATCCTACAGAAAGAAATACAGCTCGCTACAAAAAATACAGAGGACATTGATATCGGGCAGTTCTGCTTGGTACAAGATAAACCTTTGGGATCATGGCACAGAGGAAACATTTTAGATAAAGTCAATCAGAAATTTGAAGTTGCACTAATCGATCAAGGCAATGTCATCAAAGTTCCCTCTTCACAAATTGCTTCTGCTACCGGTGAATTGTTTATTCTCCCCCCTAAAGTGGTCAATGGAATCATTTCTAATTTACTTCCGCTTGCAGAGAAGTGGCCCCCAAGAGCCATCAATTATTTTTCATCCTTGATCGGGCAACAGCTTCACGGAAATGTAAAAACCTTCTTGCTCCATCAAGTTATTCTTCTAGAAATACCAAAAGTCATAAGCCATGCCATCGAGCTCAGTTTAGCAAAATATGTGGATTCTGAGACTTTTTGCCTTCTTGCTGAGCTCCAACACAAGTTACCAGCAAACTCTCACTGCAAACGAATGCCAGACTTACTCCAACAGAAGGAAATCTGTCCTGATGTCACTCCAGACAGCCTGCCTCGTTTCCAAAAGCTATTGGATCATCTAAGACCGAAGTTGTGTACTAATatcatggaaaaaataaaaatttctgctGCCATAAGCCCAGATCATTTTTTTTGTCACGTTCTGTCATGGGAGACAGAGTTGAGTACGTTGACTACTGCTATGTGCAGTCATTATGCATCTGCTGTAACAGAAACAAGTTCCTCGCTTGATAGTTTTGGGATACTCTGTGCTGCCAAGAGGATAGATGGTTCATGGTACAGAGGAGTTATCCAGAAACTAATCTCGTGTAATGATATGAAGATTTGGTTTATTGATATTGGTAGTAGTGAAGTCATACCAATCACCAATGTGCAGAAGTTGGAATCTGAATTCTTGTCTTTACCCATGATGACGATCCCATGTGCTTTATCTCGGGACAAAGACCATATAGAGAGTGTTAAAAATGTGCAGCTAGCTCTGTTTAAAGAGGCCTTGTTGGGACGTGTTGTTATTGGTCATATAAAGGACTACTCTAGTGAAGAGCATCTATACTACTTATCACTGTACAATGCTGACTTTGAGTTCACCGCAGACTGTCATTTAACAGATAAGCAAGGACCCTCATTCTCTTTGAACCCTTACTCGGCCATTGCAGATCCAGTCATTGAGAAGTGTGAAATCATCTCTGAGCCTGAGACGTCCACATTTATAGAGATGGAATACAACGAAAGTGTGTCTTACAAATCCGTCAAAATGGACGTTGAATCCGTATACGTGGCATATGTTGAATATGTGGTAAACCCCTCAAACTTTTGGATTAGAATTGATGAGAGCCAAAAAGGCTTTACAGAGATGATGGCTGGGATTGCTGAAAAGTACAATAAATGTGAGCTCATGGAGATGGTAATACAAGATCCTAAACCCGGTCAGCTTTGCTGTGCACTTTATGCATTGGATGGACATTATTATCGAGCTGTTGTCACTGAAGTGTTAAGTCCACACATTTCTGTTTATTTCATTGACTTTGGGAACACGGAGACCATTCCTTTCTATGATGTAAAGGTGTTGATGCCACAGTTCAGCGTTTTGCCTGCATTAGCAATGTGCTGCTCTTTAGCATATGCCTGTCCATTTGATGATGTGTGGGTAAAGGCTGCAAATGACTTATTTAAACAAACTGTGAATGGGAAAGCTCTTCTTTGCCATGTTATTGCAAAACAAAAGTGCAAATATGTAGTGGAAATGCGGCTTTCAGAGAGTTCCAACTCTTTAGATATCGTCACCCTTTTGGTGAAATCTGGATTTGCCGAATTATGGAAAGTGGATTTAAATTCAAATTCAACAAATTTGCACAGTCAGTTCTCAAACTACAACACTGAACACGAGATACCTAAAAGAACATTCATTGGCAAAGGTAAAATAACTATAAATACTAGGAAATACGTCTGCATGGAAGCAGTTGTGCCAATTGATTCTTTGCCCTTGAAAATCAAACCAGCAGAGAAAAGGTATTCATTTTGTACAGCAGCCAGTGATTTAGTAACACCTGGGATTTTCGCAATTTGTTTTAAACATCCTATATTCAAACCTGGGGCTGTAATGGATGTAATAGTTTCTCATGTGGATTCACCAGCTAGTTTCTGGTGTCAAGTGTCGGGCAATGCTTCTAAACTCTCGACCTTCATGGAAGATGTGCAGAAAGTCTACAGCTGTTGTGACATCCTATACCAACATGGACAAGTTGCTTGTATTGCAAAATCCTCCAAAAATGGCAAGTTTTATCGAGCAGCTGTTTTGAAATATGTTTCGGCTCACGAATGTGTGGTTATTTTCATTGACTATGGGAGTACCGAAAAGGTGTTGATTTCTGAGCTTCGCAAGATTAAACCACAGTTTCTTGAATTGGAAGGCCAGGCTTTTCAATGCTCTTTACATGACGCGTTTTCATCTCTGTCTGTTCCCCTCGAATGGTCTGCTAACGCGTGTGAAGATTTTAAAAGCCTTGTTCAGTCTTCTGTCGTGATAACATGCACTATTGTTGCCTTGTTCAGTAGTGGTTCGGAGGATCTGCGTATCGCAGTAAATTTGGAAACCTGTTTTGGTAATGCAAGCAAAATATTGACAGACAAGGGTAATCTAGTTCTAAGAAAAAATGTTCAGTGTGTCCGTTTGCATACATATTGCTACTCCAGTTTTGACCTTGAAGTAGGAAGTAGAGAAGATATATTTGTGAGTTTTATTTACAATACTGGAAGATTTTACTGCCATCTTTTAAAAAATGAGAAGATCTTAGACACGTTGATGAAGGCTGTAAAAAAGTTAGGTAACAAGCTAAAGCCAGCAACAAAACCTAATGAGCTCTGCATTGTTAAGCATGCCGAAGATCACAATTTTTACAGGGTATTGTCGTGCCCCGTGAAATCCTCATCTCTGTTCTTGGCTTTTTTTGTCGATTTTGGAGATAGCCATATGGTGAAAAGTAGTGAACTGCTTCCTATCCCTGAAGACGCTGATGATATTTTATTTCAACCAATGCTAGCTGTTCCCTGCTATCTGGCTGGCATGAAAGAAACTCATCTCACGACAGAGGCCAAAGCCTGGTTTGAAGAGCAATGTTTTGATCAACTTTTAAATGCAGTTGTAGTAGCTAGAAACAATGAAGGACAACTGGAACTAGAATTATATAGTAAGAATATATCAATAAACCAAGAAATTAAAAAATTTGGGATTAAATCTGTTGCTAGTAAGGAAAAACTGACTGACTGTGAAGACTCTAACACTTTGAAAAATCAGCATGAATCAGATAGTTATGACCCTTTGCCTAGGAGTACACCCCATAAAAAGTCAGATTCGGTGCATGTTGCAAAGTCAATAGACCTACTCAATGACAAGAGTGTTTCTTGCAGCCCTAAGCTTGTAAAGTCAGTTGACCTTCCCCCAATATTTCTAGAGGCAGATACTACCTGTCTTGTTTATGTTTCCCATGTAGACAGTCCTTCTAGTTTTTTCGTGCAACTTGCCAAACAGGAGGTTGAGATTTTTCAGCTCGTGGAAGAGCTGAATGAAATGTCATTCCAAGTCCTTAATGAAAAAGATCTTCAGAATGGTCTTGTAGTCATTTCTCAATATCCAGATGATGAGGCGTACTATCGAGCAGAAATTAAAGACATTCTTGAAGACAGTTTCTGTGTTGAGTTTATTGATTATGGTAACAAAGCAAATGTGGATTCTTCGTGTATTTTTACTCTTCCTGAAAAATTCTTAACTATACCGAGGTTAAGCATCCCTGCTTTTCTCACTGGCATTCAAAAGCTTCAGGGCCATACTGAATGGAGTAACAATGTTACGGAAATGTTTTCTGAGAAAGTTAAAAGTGAACCAATCTCTTGCAAGTTTATGTGCAAACATGACCCTCAGTGGGAGGTCAATATAATTTTAGAAGGTCAGTCCCTTTCTGAAACACTCATTCAAGCCTTTCAATGTTCTTCCAAACCACCTGCTGCAATTACCAATGACTGTCTTCTGAAATCTGATCTTGGTTATTTTAATATGTCAAATAAAAGTGCTATAGATGAAGCCAATGCTGATGAAAACATTAACATACCTAgagccaaaacattgaaacctggTATGGTAGAAAAAGTTAAAAACCTTTCTCTTTCGGAATCTGGAACACTTTTTGTCACCTTGGCAAATTTTCCTGAGGAGTCCAAATTAAGTTTACAAATTGCTGAGACCATCAAGCAGTTTGGCAACAGACTTTCCGTTAAGGAGATAAAAGAAGGAATGGTTTGTTTGGCAAAATCTGAAAAGATGCAAGTTTGGCTCCGTGCCTCTATTGAAAAACTCATGCCAACTGCAATGAGGATGGCAGTGTCCTTTGTTGACCACGGTGCAAGTGAAATTCTAAGTGTGCACAATGCCAAAAAACTCTCTTTGGAAGCACGTTCAATTCCTAAGCAAGCAATTGCTTGTAAATGGATCGGGACTGAACAAATTGGTCAAAATGTGttcgctgcacatttagagtccatTTTGCAAAAGGAAATTAAGATAATATTTCTTGAATTTTTGGAGTGCACTAATGCATGGCAAGTGGAGATATTAGTTGATGGTCTTCTGCTATTGCAATATCTTCAAAGCGTACTAAACGTGGCTGATATTAATCTTGATAAAACCAACTCTCACTCACAGGCCAGTATTTCTTCATCCCAGATTCCATGGAATCGTCTAAAACCATTAGAACTTTGTCCAGGGTTCATTACTTCATTTAATTCCCCCTCTAGTTTTTTTGTACAGCTGACGGACTCTGTTAATATGATGGATGCTTTGTCGCAGTTGATGCAAATACAAGATGAGCTTACCCCAATAGCTGGGGATTCATTAAAACCAGGATCTTCATGTCTTGTACGGTCATTTGACGAAGAAGAATGGTGTAGGGCAGAAATAATGAGTATTAACATGAACTTTATTTTATTGTGCCTACTTGACTATGGAGTTGACAAAATAATTCCATACTCGGACTACAAAGAACTGAAAATCATTCCCACAAAACTTTCTTGCTTTCCAGCACTAACCTACCATTGCTCTTTACATGGCGTGATGCCAGACGCCGGAAACAGTTGGTCCAAAGATGCCATTAACTATTGTATTAGTTTTGTTGAAAACCAAGACTTGATGATTTTGCATGTTAAAAATCTTGGGAAGAACATTAAGGAAGTATCTGTGTATGGTCAAGGAAGTCTGGccataaatttaattaaaaaaggTCTTGCTAAAGAGGTTGATGTCGTAGGCAAATCAGAAATGATATATAATTTCCCTACTCTTTCCTTAGAAACTAATCAGCATTTAGAAAATATTGGTTACAGAGAACCTTCTCCATGCAAAAATTCATTGCATCCTTCCAAACCGAATGTACATGAAGAGGCAAGAGAGGATTTTAAGGCTGGATATCCACTTCATCAAAATGGTGTTCAGGAACAGTAA